A genome region from Paludibacterium sp. B53371 includes the following:
- a CDS encoding nuclear transport factor 2 family protein, which yields MSQASALNVVREFWRRMASNDFHSVCPLLAPGFVLEWPQSNERIRGAERFARMNQEYPAHGKWRFTINRLVADEHEVVSDVSITDGVQQARAISFFSVEDDLIVRLVEYWPDPYPAPENRAHLTEPLHP from the coding sequence ATGTCCCAAGCCTCTGCCCTGAATGTGGTGCGCGAATTCTGGCGCCGCATGGCCAGCAATGATTTCCATTCGGTGTGCCCGCTGCTGGCGCCCGGTTTTGTGCTGGAATGGCCGCAATCCAATGAACGCATCCGCGGAGCCGAGCGCTTCGCACGCATGAACCAGGAATACCCGGCACATGGCAAATGGCGCTTCACCATCAACCGGTTGGTGGCCGACGAACATGAAGTCGTCAGCGACGTCAGCATTACCGATGGCGTGCAACAAGCACGCGCCATCTCCTTCTTCAGTGTCGAGGACGACCTGATCGTCCGGCTGGTGGAATACTGGCCCGACCCCTATCCGGCGCCGGAGAACCGTGCGCATCTGACCGAACCCCTGCATCCCTGA
- the ccoG gene encoding cytochrome c oxidase accessory protein CcoG, whose translation MATPLQAQPIKLYPRLTSGRFNRWRVGLVLITQALFFLTPWLDWQGRQAVRFDFVSMRGYLFGLTLLPGDLIYLAGTLILCALGLFLWTALAGRLWCGFSCPQTVYSQIMLWIERWIEGPPAERRRRDAAPWSAGKLARKSLTQALMLAFSLLTGWTLVGYFSPMRELAPRWFNGGAGQWEWLFALGYAGFTWLLAGHLRESVCKHMCPYARFQSAMFDADTLLVTYDTRRGEPRGSLKSPGKGACVDCGLCVQVCPTGIDIRQGLQYECIGCAACIDACDQVMDKIGRPRGLIRLDRLNPETPQARTLWQRPRVLVYSALLGTLVAMMVWGLAWREPFRVDVLRDRAVMARETPDGLIENVYTLRIQNTRPEARQYALTVRGSGVVRTDLRQPLRAPADGSASVQLAVIADPSVLAPGSHPLQFELVDQREPGQRVSEAARLLMP comes from the coding sequence ATGGCAACGCCCCTGCAAGCCCAGCCAATCAAGCTCTATCCACGGTTGACCAGCGGCCGGTTCAATCGCTGGCGCGTCGGCCTGGTGCTGATCACCCAGGCGCTGTTCTTCCTCACCCCCTGGCTGGACTGGCAGGGGCGACAAGCCGTGCGCTTCGATTTCGTCAGCATGCGCGGCTATCTGTTCGGCCTCACCCTGCTGCCCGGCGACCTGATCTACCTGGCCGGGACGCTGATTCTCTGTGCCCTGGGACTATTTCTGTGGACCGCCCTGGCCGGGCGCCTGTGGTGTGGTTTCTCCTGCCCGCAGACGGTCTACAGCCAGATCATGCTGTGGATCGAGCGCTGGATCGAAGGTCCGCCAGCCGAGCGCCGCCGCCGCGATGCCGCGCCCTGGTCCGCCGGCAAACTGGCGCGCAAGAGCCTGACCCAGGCGCTGATGCTGGCCTTCAGCCTGCTGACCGGCTGGACCCTGGTCGGCTATTTCTCGCCGATGCGCGAACTGGCGCCGCGCTGGTTCAACGGCGGCGCCGGACAATGGGAGTGGCTGTTTGCCCTGGGCTATGCCGGCTTTACCTGGCTGCTGGCCGGCCATCTGCGCGAGAGCGTGTGCAAGCACATGTGCCCTTATGCCCGCTTTCAAAGTGCCATGTTTGATGCCGATACCCTGCTGGTCACCTATGACACCCGGCGCGGCGAACCGCGCGGCAGCCTGAAAAGCCCCGGCAAAGGCGCCTGCGTCGATTGCGGCCTCTGTGTGCAGGTCTGCCCGACCGGCATCGATATCCGCCAGGGCTTGCAGTATGAGTGCATCGGCTGTGCCGCCTGCATCGATGCCTGTGACCAGGTGATGGACAAGATCGGACGGCCGCGCGGCCTGATCCGCCTCGACCGGCTCAACCCGGAGACCCCGCAGGCACGCACCCTGTGGCAGCGTCCGCGCGTGCTGGTGTACAGCGCCCTGCTCGGCACCCTGGTGGCGATGATGGTCTGGGGGCTGGCATGGCGCGAACCCTTCCGCGTCGATGTGCTGCGTGACCGGGCGGTCATGGCGCGCGAAACCCCCGATGGCCTGATCGAAAATGTCTATACCCTGCGCATCCAGAATACCCGGCCAGAGGCGCGTCAATACGCCCTGACTGTCCGCGGCAGCGGCGTCGTGCGCACCGACCTGCGCCAGCCACTGCGTGCACCGGCCGATGGCAGCGCCAGCGTGCAGCTGGCGGTGATTGCCGACCCCTCCGTGCTGGCGCCGGGCAGCCATCCCCTGCAGTTTGAACTGGTCGATCAGCGTGAGCCCGGCCAGCGCGTCAGCGAAGCGGCACGGCTGCTGATGCCCTGA